In the Mesorhizobium huakuii genome, GTTCGGCTGCCCTCATCTCTCTCATCGACTTTTGCAACTCGTCGACGCCAGCTAGACCTCCCTTGGGTGGCTTTGGTGTCCTGCTCATCGAGTTCCCTCCCCCTTTTTCCTGCCGCCAATATGCGCACCCTGCGAGGCAACGGCAACCCGGCGTCAGTATGGTGCAATGGCTGCCGAAAAGAGCGCTCGGCAGCGATCAAGGCCGGGGCGAAAAAGGGCAAGCTCCTGCAGTTTCCAAAAAAAGTTTGAAACCCGCGAAGACTCGAACTTCCACGGGTTGCCCCACAGCGACCTCAACGCTGCGCGTCTACCGTTTCGCCACGACCGCAATTCCTTTGGCTTCGGCCCAATTCGGACCGGAGCGCTGCCCTTATAGGACGGGCAAATCTTCCCTTCGTACCGACGAAGGGCTTCCTGCGCATCCGCAAAAAAGTGCTCAACTCTGTTTTGGAGAGCGCATTCGCGAACCGACGCGGATGCTGGAAGCCATGCTGCACAAGGCATTCAAGGACAGTGAACAGGTCACATGGACTCGTGATATCAAAAACCGAGTGTGACGCACCATGTGGTGGGGTCCCTCCGATTATCGTGAAGCGACGCCGAGGATATCATGCAGGAAACGGAACTGAAGCTCGAGCTCTCGCGGTCGGGTGCAGCGTCGCTGCTGAGGAAAAATCCTTTCGGATCCTCGCCCACCATTCTTCAGCAGAGATCCATCTATTTCGACACCCCTGGATGGGATCTGTCCAAGCGCGGCCTGTCGCTTCGCATTCGGCAATCGGGAAATGAACGGATACAAACCGTCAAAGCCGGCGATGGTGCCGCGGTCGGATCGTTCACGCGCGAGGAATGGGAGCGACCGGTCTACGGCGATACCCCGATACTTGACGGTCCGCAGATTCGAGACCTGCTTGCAGGGGCTGGCCCAAAGCTTGCGCCCTTGTTCGAGGTTCATGTCAAACGGCATCGTTGGAATGTGATGGATGGCGACGCCACGATCGAAGT is a window encoding:
- a CDS encoding CYTH domain-containing protein encodes the protein MQETELKLELSRSGAASLLRKNPFGSSPTILQQRSIYFDTPGWDLSKRGLSLRIRQSGNERIQTVKAGDGAAVGSFTREEWERPVYGDTPILDGPQIRDLLAGAGPKLAPLFEVHVKRHRWNVMDGDATIEVALDLGKVLAADREAPLCEIELEKKAGSRQRCLRSPGKST